One Micromonospora sp. FIMYZ51 genomic window carries:
- a CDS encoding DUF5926 family protein, with product MSKRRRNQRSAAPSGKRERVRDVFVPRPFEGLADEPEWIALRELVPAASAPLRLTPTLVEEYGDRPVTLATVLPMAAPAMSRTDGHVFVGLQRHLQSGDVSRDLAESLLCALRAEPGAPVSVPPLPGPGPRLQDILIDGPLEITLHEGFDFWLAPEAANDPTVQASLERANAAIYPTVRLAAARAAYWCKVPEKAHVRWVLPEAEEPALDALARLGAAGSLSLGEGTRFAGMFRAHGRLVPVWDLPEEVPAADWEGPVADFAKRYADALTDAGPLDAAARRSRQGLLGRQLTLR from the coding sequence GTGAGCAAGCGTCGAAGGAACCAGCGGTCGGCCGCGCCGAGCGGAAAGCGGGAGCGGGTACGGGACGTCTTCGTCCCCCGCCCCTTCGAGGGGCTCGCCGACGAGCCGGAGTGGATCGCCCTGCGGGAGCTGGTCCCCGCCGCCTCCGCGCCACTGCGGCTCACGCCGACGCTTGTCGAGGAGTACGGCGACCGGCCGGTCACCCTGGCCACCGTGCTGCCGATGGCCGCGCCCGCGATGAGCCGGACGGACGGGCACGTCTTCGTCGGGCTCCAGCGACACCTCCAGTCCGGCGATGTCTCCCGGGACCTGGCCGAGTCGCTGCTCTGCGCGCTGCGGGCCGAACCGGGTGCCCCGGTCTCAGTGCCGCCGCTGCCCGGCCCCGGCCCTCGGCTCCAGGACATCCTGATCGACGGCCCGCTGGAGATCACCCTGCACGAGGGCTTCGACTTCTGGCTCGCCCCGGAGGCCGCCAACGACCCGACCGTGCAGGCGTCCCTGGAGCGGGCCAACGCGGCGATCTACCCCACCGTACGGCTGGCTGCCGCTCGCGCCGCGTACTGGTGCAAGGTGCCGGAGAAGGCACACGTCCGTTGGGTGCTGCCCGAGGCCGAGGAGCCTGCCCTGGATGCGCTGGCCCGGCTGGGCGCGGCCGGTTCGCTGAGCCTCGGCGAGGGGACCAGGTTCGCCGGCATGTTCCGGGCGCACGGACGGCTGGTGCCGGTCTGGGATCTGCCCGAGGAGGTGCCGGCGGCCGACTGGGAGGGCCCGGTGGCCGACTTCGCGAAGCGCTACGCGGACGCGCTGACCGACGCCGGTCCGCTGGACGCCGCCGCCCGGCGGTCCCGGCAGGGCCTGCTCGGCCGCCAGCTAACCCTGCGCTGA
- a CDS encoding arginine deiminase: protein MTHHVDNEVGRLGTVLLHRPGPELARLTPRNNDSLLFDAIPWVGRAQEEHDAFAAALRQRGVEVLYLTDLLTETLAVPDARTDLTEQVLSSPRLGDTLRARVAAHLSYLDPAALAGVLVAGLAHEELRPGPDRRGGLVYTLMDRHDFVIDPLPNLLFTRDSSIWIGDRVGVTSLAMPARRRESTITDAIYRHHPRFAGTEFVYRPTLEPLEGGDVLLLAPGVLAVGVGERTTPAGAERLARQVFAAGLAHTILVVPIAQERATMHLDTVCTMVDVDAVLMYPNVASTLSAYTVIAGTDDDAPRVDGPAPFLRAAADAMDLDRLQVIDTGLDPVTAEREQWDDGNNTLALAPRLCVGYERNVETNAQLERAGIEVIPIASSELGSGRGGPRCMSCPLLRE, encoded by the coding sequence GTGACCCATCACGTCGACAACGAGGTCGGTCGGCTCGGCACCGTCCTGTTGCACCGCCCGGGGCCGGAACTCGCTCGGCTCACCCCGCGCAACAACGACTCCCTGCTGTTCGACGCCATCCCCTGGGTGGGGCGCGCACAGGAGGAGCACGACGCCTTCGCCGCCGCGCTGCGGCAGCGTGGTGTCGAGGTGCTATACCTGACCGACCTGCTCACCGAGACGTTGGCCGTGCCGGACGCCCGAACCGACCTGACTGAGCAGGTGCTCAGCTCGCCCCGGCTCGGCGACACCCTACGCGCCCGGGTCGCCGCGCACCTGTCGTACCTCGATCCGGCCGCGCTCGCCGGAGTCCTGGTCGCCGGCCTGGCCCACGAAGAACTGCGGCCCGGCCCGGACCGGCGCGGTGGCCTGGTCTACACCCTGATGGACCGGCATGACTTCGTCATCGACCCGCTGCCGAACCTGCTGTTCACCCGGGATTCATCCATCTGGATCGGTGACCGGGTGGGCGTGACCAGCCTGGCCATGCCGGCCCGGCGGCGGGAGAGCACGATCACCGATGCGATCTACCGGCACCATCCGCGCTTCGCCGGTACCGAGTTCGTCTACCGGCCGACGCTGGAGCCGTTGGAGGGCGGCGACGTGCTGCTGCTGGCTCCCGGGGTACTGGCCGTCGGGGTCGGCGAGCGGACCACCCCGGCCGGCGCCGAGCGGCTGGCCCGCCAGGTCTTCGCGGCCGGTCTGGCACACACCATCCTCGTGGTCCCGATCGCCCAGGAACGGGCGACCATGCACCTGGACACCGTCTGCACGATGGTCGACGTGGACGCGGTGCTGATGTACCCGAACGTGGCGAGCACGCTGTCGGCGTACACCGTGATCGCCGGCACGGACGACGACGCCCCCCGGGTGGACGGCCCGGCACCCTTCCTGCGGGCCGCCGCCGACGCGATGGACCTGGACCGGCTCCAGGTGATCGACACCGGCCTGGACCCGGTCACCGCCGAGCGCGAGCAGTGGGACGACGGCAACAACACCCTGGCGCTGGCGCCCCGGCTCTGCGTCGGCTACGAACGCAACGTCGAGACCAACGCGCAGCTGGAACGGGCCGGCATCGAGGTCATCCCGATCGCCAGCTCCGAACTCGGCTCGGGCCGAGGCGGCCCCCGCTGCATGTCCTGCCCCCTGCTCCGGGAGTAA